The genomic interval CGGGCGGCCGATGCGCGCTTCCAGCTCGTCCGGCATCAGGAGGTTCAGGCCGATACCGATCACGGCCCGGTACCGCCCCGGGGTGCGGCTTGCGTCTCGATCAGGATGCCGGCCAGCTTGTCGCCGTCGCGCAGCACGTCGTTCGGCCACTTCAGCTGCACCTGCACGCCAAGGCGTTCGAGCGTTTCGGCCAGCGCCACGCCGACTGCCAGCGGCAGGCCGGCCAGGCGCGGCAAGCCGCCCGCACAATGCCAGGCCAGCGAGAAGGTGAGCGAGCCTTCGTTTGAAGACAACCAGCTGCGCCCGGCCCGGCCACGGCCGGCGGTCTGGTGGCGTGCCACCAGCAGCAGCGGTCCGCTCAAGCTTGCCGCGCGGGCCAGCAGGTCGGCATTGGTGGAGCCGGTTTCCTCGACCACCTCGACCGCGACGCCTGAAACCGATCGGGCCGCGATGTCGGCTGCGTTCATGCGGCCCCCCCTTGCGGCGCTTGGTCGGCGCGCGCGAGAACAGCGCATCGAAGACGCGGTTCGGCAGGGCGCGCAGCAAGGCGGCGACGGCGCCCATCTGCCACGGCAGGACGCGGTAGCTGTCGCCGCGCGCGATGGCACGGACTGCT from Massilia sp. Se16.2.3 carries:
- a CDS encoding biotin--[acetyl-CoA-carboxylase] ligase, which produces MNAADIAARSVSGVAVEVVEETGSTNADLLARAASLSGPLLLVARHQTAGRGRAGRSWLSSNEGSLTFSLAWHCAGGLPRLAGLPLAVGVALAETLERLGVQVQLKWPNDVLRDGDKLAGILIETQAAPRGGTGP